The following are encoded together in the Acidobacteriota bacterium genome:
- a CDS encoding MBL fold metallo-hydrolase — translation MKAISLFFSVAFFILLLFSPAGRGEELTLERVSANLYLIYGGGGNVAFLVTEEGVLVVDSKTFPYQGEEVVAKIRQVTKKPIRYLIFTHYHGDHIQGAQSFPESAVVISHINTLRNIERFSLPGLERAKKRYGEELKKVEQKVKELREEKSPKLKEAEKELELIQRRLKEYQRLRLVSPEVVFERKMIIRFGGEDVELLYSGCGHTDGDILVYFPKEKAIHMGDLLFNNIIPYIDRRASSDTENWIKILEKVMTMDGVEKVIPGHGKLTDKKGLIAQADYLKDLRAEVKKYIERGASLEETKEKLKLPKYEKMEGYTRRLSANVEAVYKEMTKKE, via the coding sequence ATGAAGGCGATAAGTTTATTTTTCTCGGTTGCGTTTTTTATCCTTCTTCTTTTTTCCCCGGCAGGAAGGGGTGAGGAGCTTACCCTTGAGAGGGTGAGTGCTAATCTTTATCTGATCTATGGTGGTGGAGGGAATGTAGCCTTTTTGGTGACCGAAGAAGGCGTGTTAGTGGTCGATTCCAAAACCTTTCCCTATCAAGGGGAGGAGGTAGTAGCCAAGATACGCCAGGTTACCAAGAAGCCGATAAGGTATCTCATCTTCACCCATTATCACGGTGATCACATCCAGGGTGCCCAGAGTTTCCCCGAATCTGCAGTGGTCATCTCCCACATAAACACCTTGAGGAATATAGAGCGGTTTAGTCTTCCCGGGCTGGAGAGAGCGAAGAAGAGATACGGCGAGGAGCTTAAAAAGGTGGAACAGAAGGTGAAGGAACTAAGGGAGGAAAAAAGCCCCAAGCTGAAGGAGGCAGAAAAGGAGCTCGAGCTGATCCAAAGGCGACTTAAGGAATACCAACGGCTTAGATTGGTTTCCCCCGAGGTTGTCTTTGAGAGGAAGATGATCATCCGTTTTGGCGGGGAGGATGTCGAGCTTTTGTATTCAGGATGTGGTCATACCGACGGGGATATCCTGGTTTATTTCCCAAAGGAAAAGGCGATCCATATGGGTGATCTCTTATTCAACAACATAATCCCCTACATCGATCGGAGGGCAAGCTCCGATACCGAGAATTGGATAAAGATCCTTGAAAAGGTGATGACAATGGACGGGGTAGAGAAGGTGATACCGGGGCATGGAAAGCTCACCGATAAGAAGGGGCTTATCGCCCAGGCGGATTACTTGAAGGATTTACGAGCGGAGGTGAAGAAGTACATTGAGCGTGGCGCTTCTCTCGAGGAGACGAAGGAGAAGCTTAAGCTCCCCAAGTACGAGAAGATGGAGGGATATACCCGCCGCCTCTCCGCCAATGTAGAAGCAGTCTATAAGGAGATGACAAAGAAAGAGTAA